A single region of the Sorghum bicolor cultivar BTx623 chromosome 9, Sorghum_bicolor_NCBIv3, whole genome shotgun sequence genome encodes:
- the LOC8068958 gene encoding uncharacterized protein LOC8068958 — MESHMGLPKDRSQFVGQAVKAVESRLGPSASSRSRLLPRRPKAASPEARSFPKWVMFDTEIYVEDPQSFCEDDPETPSARSRDSNGDDVLVSLRLVAPPGASHLRLHYSREEEAKMLNGTALVAAHLDSVLFRVVPPSSPINPFNSWCCYTDYFVCKAGPSGMSIYGPLPPCYKDAQRMAAQGHAQRSHMLDVRDIGLLRRGEDFAVADLKVLMPRDSSSEPKEAELFRYRSNALTPQWEVKRILICQSDDKDHGLRWWTTDKVVSFEGNLCWIDYHRGILFCDVFDDDPQLQYAELPVEPPKGDPTHPEFGRAHPYVTRSLCVIEGGTLMFVNVTRADGEIASKRKLGSGFTITCWSLGTPLSSKSIGWVKEGAMEAGEIWSQYPIFDPHIPCLSPEFPFVSLNEHSIIYALLCEREYAAGRTWVLVIDIKRKKLELVIPYNDVNSSCEDTLVLEDILINWPLLPSMFSMYLNSHASWKTHVLNMAHLAYNASSRHQL; from the coding sequence ATGGAGTCGCACATGGGGCTCCCCAAGGATCGATCGCAGTTCGTTGGCCAGGCTGTGAAAGCCGTGGAATCAAGGTTGGGCCCCTCAGCCTCAAGTCGATCGCGCCTTCTTCCTCGCCGGCCGAAAGCCGCTTCGCCCGAGGCGCGCTCGTTTCCTAAATGGGTGATGTTCGACACTGAAATCTACGTCGAGGATCCCCAGTCCTTCTGCGAGGACGACCCGGAGACACCGTCAGCTAGATCCCGTGACTCCAACGGCGACGACGTTCTCGTATCCTTGCGCCTCGTCGCGCCACCAGGGGCGTCTCATCTCCGCCTTCATTACTCGAGGGAAGAGGAAGCCAAGATGTTGAACGGGACCGCGCTCGTGGCGGCTCACCTCGACTCTGTCCTCTTCCGCGTCGTGCCCCCCTCCAGCCCCATCAACCCATTCAACTCCTGGTGCTGCTACACGGACTACTTTGTCTGCAAGGCAGGTCCCTCTGGTATGTCGATCTATGGCCCTCTCCCGCCGTGCTACAAAGACGCGCAGCGGATGGCAGCGCAGGGCCATGCTCAGCGTTCGCACATGCTGGATGTAAGAGACATAGGTCTCCTGCGCCGTGGCGAGGATTTCGCTGTCGCAGACCTCAAGGTGCTCATGCCTAGAGACAGTAGTTCTGAGCCGAAGGAAGCCGAGCTCTTCAGGTATCGTTCCAATGCCCTAACCCCGCAGTGGGAGGTCAAGCGAATCCTGATCTGTCAAAGTGACGATAAGGACCATGGGCTGCGTTGGTGGACAACTGACAAGGTCGTCTCCTTTGAAGGCAACCTGTGCTGGATTGACTACCACAGGGGCATCTTGTTTTGTGACGTCTTTGATGATGATCCCCAGCTACAGTATGCTGAATTGCCTGTGGAGCCTCCCAAAGGCGATCCCACTCACCCTGAGTTTGGCAGGGCTCACCCATATGTGACACGGAGCTTATGTGTCATAGAGGGTGGCACCTTGATGTTCGTCAATGTCACACGTGCTGATGGAGAGATTGCAAGCAAACGCAAACTTGGTTCTGGTTTCACCATTACCTGCTGGTCTTTAGGGACGCCGTTGAGCTCCAAAAGTATAGGCTGGGTGAAGGAAGGTGCCATGGAAGCAGGAGAAATCTGGAGTCAGTATCCAATTTTTGATCCTCATATTCCCTGCCTTTCTCCGGAGTTCCCATTTGTAAGCCTGAATGAACACAGCATCATTTACGCATTATTGTGTGAGAGGGAATATGCTGCTGGACGAACATGGGTGCTTGTGATTGACATTAAAAGAAAGAAACTGGAATTGGTCATTCCCTATAATGATGTGAATTCCTCTTGTGAAGATACTCTGGTGTTGGAGGACATCCTCATTAATTGGCCCCTTCTGCCTAGTATGTTCTCCATGTACTTGAATTCACATGCTTCCTG
- the LOC8068956 gene encoding anthocyanidin 5,3-O-glucosyltransferase: MKKTVVLYPGLAVSHFVPMVQVADVLLEEGYDVVVAFIDPTLKGDIALAAVIDSVAASKPSVVFHKLPRVEDAPTFVHDSKFVVRYLEFVGRYCQHFHDFLFSMPPGSVHAVLVDVMSTEVLGVTSKLGIPAYAFFPSNASALAVFVQASSVRSEGQPSFRELGDAPLNFHGVPTMPASHLTAEMLEGPGSETFKTTMNMKSRIQKANGILVNTSASIEPRAVSALGDPRRLPKMPPVYCVGPLVAGNGGQATDKHECLAWLDEQPEQSVVFLCFGSTGASNHSEQQLKEIANGLERAGHRFLWVVRAPPHDDPEKPFDPRADPDLDALLPAGFLERTGGRGRVVKLWAPQVDVLHHAATGAFVTHCGWNSVLEGIVAGVPMLCWPLYAEQKMNKVFMVEEYGVAVEMVGWQQGLVKAEEVEAKVRLVMESEEGKLLRAQVSEHKEGAAMAWKDGGSSRAAFAQFLSHAGSVSGRA; the protein is encoded by the coding sequence ATGAAGAAGACCGTCGTCCTGTACCCGGGCCTCGCCGTCAGCCACTTCGTCCCCATGGTTCAGGTCGCCGACGTGCTCCTGGAGGAGGGCTACGACGTCGTGGTCGCGTTCATCGACCCCACCCTGAAAGGAGACATCGCCTTGGCCGCCGTCATCGACAGCGTCGCCGCCTCCAAGCCGTCCGTGGTTTTCCACAAGCTCCCACGAGTCGAGGACGCTCCCACCTTTGTCCATGACTCCAAGTTCGTGGTCAGGTACTTGGAATTCGTGGGCCGCTACTGCCAGCACTTCCACGACTTCCTCTTCTCCATGCCTCCCGGCAGCGTCCACGCCGTGCTTGTGGACGTGATGTCCACCGAGGTGCTCGGCGTCACCAGCAAGCTCGGCATCCCAGCTTACGCTTTCTTCCCCTCGAATGCCTCCGCACTTGCCGTGTTCGTCCAGGCTTCATCAGTTCGTTCAGAAGGGCAGCCAAGTTTCCGGGAGCTAGGAGACGCGCCTCTAAACTTCCATGGCGTCCCAACTATGCCAGCTTCTCATCTCACTGCTGAAATGCTCGAGGGTCCAGGGAGTGAGACATTCAAGACAACGATGAACATGAAGAGCAGGATACAAAAAGCCAATGGAATACTTGTGAACACGTCCGCATCGATTGAGCCTCGTGCGGTGTCAGCCCTCGGCGATCCACGGCGCTTGCCAAAAATGCCTCCGGTGTACTGCGTCGGGCCGTTGGTCGCCGGGAACGGCGGCCAGGCAACAGACAAGCACGAGTGCCTGGCATGGCTCGACGAGCAACCGGAGCAGAGCGTAGTGTTCCTCTGTTTTGGAAGCACAGGCGCCAGCAACCACTCAGAGCAGCAGCTAAAGGAGATAGCCAATGGCCTGGAGAGGGCCGGCCACCGGTTCCTGTGGGTGGTGCGGGCGCCTCCCCACGACGACCCGGAGAAGCCATTCGATCCCCGCGCGGACCCGGACCTCGACGCGCTTCTGCCCGCCGGTTTCTTGGAGAGAACTGGGGGTCGCGGCCGCGTCGTCAAGCTGTGGGCGCCGCAGGTGGACGTGCTCCATCACGCGGCGACAGGGGCGTTCGTGACACACTGTGGGTGGAACTCGGTGCTCGAGGGGATTGTTGCCGGCGTGCCGATGCTCTGCTGGCCTCTGTACGCGGAGCAGAagatgaacaaggtgttcatggtGGAGGAATATGGAGTCGCCGTGGAGATGGTCGGCTGGCAGCAGGGATTGGTGAAGGCCGAGGAGGTGGAGGCCAAGGTGAGGTTGGTGATGGAGTCGGAGGAAGGCAAGCTACTGAGGGCACAGGTGTCCGAGCACAAGGAAGGTGCGGCAATGGCATGGAAGGATGGCGGCTCGTCGCGCGCTGCGTTTGCTCAGTTCCTGTCGCACGCAGGCAGCGTTTCGGGCAGAGCCTGA
- the LOC8068957 gene encoding anthocyanidin 5,3-O-glucosyltransferase — protein sequence MKKTVVLYPGLAVSHFVPMLQLADVLLEEGYAVVVPFIDPTEKGDIALAAVIDRVAASKPSVVFHVLPRTEDSPCTFVHDSEFIVRYLEIVGRYSQHLHDFLLSMPPGSVHALIVDMLSIEVLDVTTKLGIPAYAFFPPNASALAVSVQAASLHSEGQQPSFGELGDAPLNIHGVPPMPASHLNAEMLDDPGSATLKATVNMFRRIQEANGILVNTFASIEPRAVSALSDPRSFPKMPPVYCIGPLVTGKGSQGTEKKHECLAWLDEQPEQSVVFLCFGSTGAGNHSEEQLKEIATGLERSGHRFLWVVRAPPHDDPEKPFDSRADPDLDALLPAGFLERTGGRGRVVKLWAPQVEVLHHAATGAFVTHCGWNSVLEGIIAGVPMLCWPLYAEQKMNKVFMVEEYGVGVELVGWQQGLVKAEEVEAKVTLVMESEEGKLLRARVSKHKEGAAMAWKDGGSSRAAFAQFLSHAGNATGRG from the coding sequence ATGAAGAAGACCGTCGTCCTGTACCCCGGCCTCGCCGTCAGCCACTTCGTCCCCATGCTGCAGCTCGCCGACGTCCTTCTGGAGGAGGGCTACGCCGTCGTGGTCCCGTTCATCGACCCCACTGAGAAAGGAGATATCGCCTTGGCCGCCGTCATCGACCGTGTCGCCGCCTCCAAGCCGTCCGTGGTCTTCCACGTGTTGCCAAGGACCGAGGACTCTCCATGCACCTTTGTCCACGACTCGGAGTTCATCGTCAGGTACTTGGAAATCGTGGGCCGCTACAGCCAGCACCTCCACGACTTCCTCCTCTCCATGCCTCCTGGCAGCGTCCACGCCCTGATCGTCGACATGCTGTCTATCGAGGTGCTCGACGTCACCACCAAGCTCGGCATCCCGGCTTACGCCTTCTTCCCCCCGAATGCCTCCGCCCTTGCCGTGTCCGTCCAGGCTGCATCACTTCATTCAGAAGGGCAGCAGCCAAGTTTCGGGGAGCTAGGAGACGCGCCTCTAAACATCCATGGCGTGCCACCTATGCCAGCTTCCCATCTCAATGCTGAAATGCTCGACGATCCAGGGAGTGCCACTCTCAAGGCAACGGTGAACATGTTTCGCAGAATACAAGAAGCCAATGGAATACTAGTGAACACGTTTGCATCCATCGAGCCTCGTGCGGTGTCAGCCCTCAGCGATCCACGGAGTTTCCCGAAAATGCCTCCGGTGTACTGCATCGGGCCGTTGGTCACCGGTAAGGGCAGCCAGGGAACAGAGAAGAAGCACGAGTGCCTGGCATGGCTCGACGAGCAGCCGGAGCAGAGCGTAGTGTTTCTCTGTTTTGGAAGCACAGGCGCCGGCAACCATTCAGAGGAGCAGCTAAAGGAGATAGCCACTGGCCTGGAGAGGTCCGGCCACCGGTTCCTGTGGGTGGTGCGCGCGCCTCCCCACGACGACCCGGAGAAGCCGTTCGACTCCCGCGCGGACCCGGACCTCGACGCGCTTCTGCCCGCGGGTTTCTTGGAGAGGACCGGCGGTCGCGGCCGCGTCGTCAAGCTGTGGGCGCCGCAGGTGGAGGTGCTCCACCACGCGGCGACAGGGGCGTTCGTGACGCATTGTGGGTGGAACTCGGTGCTGGAGGGGATCATCGCGGGGGTGCCGATGCTCTGCTGGCCTCTGTACGCGGAGCAGAagatgaacaaggtgttcatggtGGAGGAATATGGAGTCGGGGTGGAGCTGGTCGGTTGGCAGCAGGGACTGGTGAAGGCCGAGGAGGTGGAGGCCAAGGTGACGTTGGTGATGGAGTCGGAAGAAGGCAAGCTGCTCAGGGCACGGGTGTCCAAGCACAAGGAAGGTGCGGCAATGGCATGGAAGGATGGCGGTTCGTCGCGCGCTGCGTTTGCCCAGTTCCTGTCGCACGCAGGCAACGCCACGGGCAGGGGCTGA